The following are encoded together in the Phragmites australis chromosome 19, lpPhrAust1.1, whole genome shotgun sequence genome:
- the LOC133900408 gene encoding disease resistance protein RPM1-like — translation MAEAVLLAVTKTGSIVGNETAKAIINKLSEKVHALKELPRKVDQIRMKLIFMSNTIRQIGTVYLTDESVKSWIGEVRKVAYRVEDVVDKYSYHVLQLEEEGFLKKFFIKGTHYVIVFSEIVDELAEIEEDIQQVLQMKDQWLQQSQLVPDQLADIERQRSQDCFPEFVKDDDLVGIKENRRLLTGWLYSEEPDSTVITVSGMGGLGKSTLVTNVYEREKVNFPVHAWIVVSQIYTVDALLKKILWKIGHMVPPTPIEIDKMDVHDLKEEIKKKLQNRKCLIVLDDVWEQEVYFKIHDAFQNLEASRIVITTRKDHVGAIASSNRHLELQPLGGPDAFDLFCRRAFYNTKDHKCPKDLEVIAKSIVDRCQGLPLAIVIIGSLLSSRPQINIWNQTCNQLRSELSNNDHVRAILNLSYHDLSGDLRNCFLYCSLFPEDYPMSRESLVRLWVAEGFVLSKEKNTPEEVAEGNLMELIHRNMLEVVDYDELGRVSTCKMHDIMRDLALSVAKEEKFDSANDYGAMIQVDNNVRRLSLCGWKGNTAPKVKKFPRLRSLVAHGIVSTSPDMVSSILSQSSYLSVLELQDSEITEVPAFIGNLFNLRYIGLRRTKVKSLPESIEKLFNLHTLDIKQTQIEKLPRGIVKVKKLRHLLADRFADEKQSEFRYFIGVEAPKGLSNLEELQTLETVQASKDLAEQLKKLMQLRSIWVDNVSAADCANFFEALSKMPLLSSLLISAADVNETLCLQAFEPISKLHRLIVRGRWAARTLECPIFRNHGEHLKYLALSWCQLGEDPLGVLSPHVPNLTYLSLNRVDSASTLVLSAGCFPHLKRLVLKRMPDVKQLEIGDKALPCIEGLYIVSLVQLDKVPKGIESLLSLKKLWLLNLHGDFRTQWHTNGMHQKMQHVPEIRV, via the coding sequence ATGGCAGAAGCGGTGCTCCTTGCTGTCACGAAGACTGGTTCCATTGTAGGAAATGAAACTGCCAAGGCTATCATAAATAAGTTGTCTGAAAAAGTACATGCTCTGAAGGAACTGCCACGGAAGGTCGATCAAATAAGGATGAAACTGATATTTATGAGCAATACTATTAGACAGATAGGCACAGTCTACCTCACAGATGAGTCTGTCAAGAGTTGGATTGGGGAGGTCCGGAAGGTGGCCTATCGTGTTGAAGATGTAGTGGACAAATACTCATACCATGTTCTTCAACTGGAGGAAGAAGGGTTCCTGAAGAAGTTCTTCATCAAGGGTACCCATTATGTCATTGTTTTCAGTGAAATTGTTGATGAGCTAGCTGAGATAGAAGAGGATATTCAACAAGTTCTTCAGATGAAGGATCAGTGGTTGCAGCAATCCCAGCTTGTTCCTGACCAACTCGCCGATATTGAAAGACAGCGGTCCCAAGATTGCTTCCCTGAATTTGTCAAAGACGATGATCTAGTAGGAATTAAAGAAAATAGGAGACTGCTGACTGGATGGCTGTACTCCGAAGAGCCGGATAGCACCGTAATAACAGTTTCTGGTATGGGTGGGTTGGGAAAATCTACGCTGGTCACAAATGTTTATGAACGTGAAAAGGTCAACTTCCCTGTGCATGCTTGGATCGTCGTGTCACAGATCTACACGGTGGATGCTCTGCTGAAGAAGATACTCTGGAAGATTGGGCATATGGTACCACCAACACCAATAGAAATTGACAAAATGGATGTACATGACTTGaaagaagaaataaagaaaaaactcCAAAATAGGAAATGTTTGATTGTATTGGACGATGTATGGGAGCAAGAAGTATACTTCAAAATACATGATGCTTTCCAGAATCTCGAAGCAAGTCGCATCGTCATTACGACGCGAAAGGACCATGTTGGCGCTATCGCTTCTTCCAACCGTCACCTTGAGCTCCAACCATTGGGTGGGCCTGATGCATTTGACCTTTTCTGCAGAAGGGCTTTTTACAACACGAAGGACCACAAATGCCCCAAGGACCTTGAGGTGATTGCTAAATCTATAGTGGATAGGTGTCAAGGCCTGCCGCTAGCAATTGTTATAATAGGCAGCTTGTTGTCGTCAAGACCACAAATAAACATTTGGAATCAAACATGCAATCAGCTTCGGAGTGAGTTATCGAACAATGATCATGTCCGAGCAATTTTAAATCTAAGCTACCATGACCTATCTGGAGACCTCAGAAATTGCTTCTTGTACTGCAGCTTGTTTCCTGAAGACTACCCCATGTCACGGGAAAGCCTTGTTCGGCTGTGGGTTGCAGAAGGTTTTGTTCTGAGCAAAGAAAAGAATACACCAGAGGAGGTGGCTGAGGGAAATCTCATGGAACTGATCCACCGCAATATGCTTGAAGTTGTGGACTATGATGAGCTTGGCAGGGTTAGCACTTGCAAGATGCATGATATTATGCGGGACCTGGCACTTTCTGTTGCCAAAGAAGAGAAGTTTGATTCTGCAAACGATTATGGTGCAATGATACAGGTGGACAATAATGTTCGTCGCTTGTCATTATGTGGGTGGAAAGGTAATACTGCACCTAAGGTTAAAAAATTTCCACGTCTTAGAAGTCTTGTGGCTCATGGAATAGTTTCAACCTCTCCTGACATGGTATCATCAATTTTGTCTCAATCAAGctatttgagtgttcttgagcTGCAAGATTCTGAGATCACTGAGGTTCCAGCATTTATAGGGAATCTCTTTAACCTACGGTATATTGGGTTAAGGCGCACCAAAGTCAAGTCACTCCCAGAATCCATTGAGAAGCTCTTCAACCTCCACACTCTGGACATCAAGCAAACCCAGATAGAGAAGCTACCACGAGGCATTGTTAAGGTGAAGAAGCTACGGCACCTTTTGGCTGACAGATTTGCTGATGAGAAGCAGTCAGAGTTCAGATACTTCATCGGAGTGGAAGCACCTAAAGGGCTGTCTAACTTGGAAGAACTGCAGACACTTGAGACAGTACAAGCGAGCAAAGACTTGGCTGAACAACTGAAGAAACTGATGCAGCTTAGAAGCATTTGGGTCGACAATGTAAGTGCTGCTGATTGTGCAAACTTTTTTGAGGCCCTTTCAAAGATGCCACTTCTTTCCAGCCTGCTTATCTCCGCAGCAGATGTGAATGAGACACTTTGCCTCCAAGCCTTCGAACCGatttccaagctccacagactAATTGTAAGGGGGCGGTGGGCTGCTAGGACACTGGAGTGCCCAATATTTCGCAACCATGGGGAACATCTCAAATATTTAGCGCTAAGCTGGTGTCAACTTGGGGAAGATCCATTGGGGGTGCTCTCACCACATGTGCCAAATCTTACCTATCTAAGTCTTAACAGGGTGGACAGTGCAAGCACTTTGGTTCTTTCTGCAGGGTGCTTCCCTCACCTGAAGAGACTCGTTTTGAAGCGAATGCCTGACGTCAAGCAGCTGGAGATCGGGGATAAGGCTCTTCCATGCATTGAAGGATTGTACATCGTGTCACTGGTGCAACTGGATAAGGTCCCTAAAGGAATAGAATCCCTTCTCTCCCTCAAGAAGCTCTGGCTGTTGAACCTGCATGGCGACTTCAGGACTCAGTGGCACACGAATGGGATGCACCAGAAGATGCAGCATGTTCCAGAGATTCGCGTCTAG